The Scomber japonicus isolate fScoJap1 chromosome 9, fScoJap1.pri, whole genome shotgun sequence genome includes a region encoding these proteins:
- the ppil3 gene encoding peptidyl-prolyl cis-trans isomerase-like 3, whose product MGSCPGAQRAPSLLRVNCCALYSDGHISLTHWWTDATFEMAVTLHTDVGEFKIELFCERAPRSCENFLALCASGFYNGCVFHRNIKGFMVQTGDPTGTGKGGTSIWGRKFEDEFSEHLKHNVRGVVSMANNGPDMNGSQFFFTYAKQPHLDMKYTVFGKIIDGLESLDELEKLPVNEKTFRPLSDTRIKDVTIHANPFAG is encoded by the exons ATGGGCAGCTGTCCTGGGGCCCAGAGAGCTCCAAGCTTACTGCGTgttaactgt TGCGCACTGTACTCAGACGGACATATTTCTTTGACACACTGGTGGACAGACGCAACGTTTGAAATG GCTGTTACCCTTCACACAGATGTAGGAGAATTTAAGATTGAATTGTTTTGTGAACGCGCGCCGAGATCATGTGAG AACTTCCTTGCCTTGTGTGCCAGTGGGTTTTACAACGGCTGCGTCTTCCACCGAAATATTAAAGGCTTCATGGTTCAAACTGGAGACCCAACAG GCACAGGAAAAGGAGGGACCAGTATATGGGGTCGCAAATTTGAAGATGAGTTCAGTGAACACTTAAAA CATAATGTAAGAGGAGTGGTCTCAATGGCAAACAATGGCCCCGACATGAACGGCTCCCAGTTTTTCTTCACGTATGCCAAACAGCCTCATCTGGACATGAAGTACACAGTGTTTGGAAA GATTATCGACGGCTTGGAATCACTGGATGAACTGGAGAAACTGCCTGTAAACGAAAAGACGTTCCGACCGCTGAGTGACACCCGGATAAAGGATGTGACCATTCATGCCAACCCTTTTGCTGGATAG
- the zgc:101858 gene encoding 3-oxoacyl-[acyl-carrier-protein] reductase FabG, with protein sequence MASEDAFKVSSLKGKVALITGASSGIGAGAAVLFAKLGSLLALNGRDVENLKKVAKQCTDSGATEPLLVPGDLTEEETVKRTVEQTIAHFGRLDVLVNSAGILAMGSIETTDLAQYDRVMNINVRSVYHLTQLCVPHLIETKGSIVNVSSVNGQRSFPGVLAYCMSKSAIDQFTRCIALELASKQVRVNSVCPGVIVTDVHKRAGLDEEQYAQFLAKSKHTHALGRPGEVDEVAHSIAFLASDAASFITGVNLPIDGGRHAMCPR encoded by the exons ATGGCCTCAGAGGATGCATTTAAA GTGTCTTCCCTGAAGGGTAAGGTGGCCCTGATAACGGGAGCCAGCTCAGGTATCGGAGCCGGTGCCGCCGTCCTGTTCGCCAAACTCGGATCTCTGCTGGCTCTCAATGGCCGAGACGTGGAGAACCTGAAAAAGGTGGCCAAACAGTGCACCGACTCAGGGGCCACAGAG CCCCTCCTCGTACCTGGAGACCTGACTGAAGAGGAGACGGTGAAGAGGACCGTCGAGCAGACCATCGCTCACTTTGGCCGGTTGGACGTCCTGGTCAACAGTGCTGGTATCTTGGCCATGGGCAGCATCGAGACAACAGACCTGGCTCAGTATGACAGGGTCATGAACATCAATGTCAG ATCTGTTTACCACCTGACTCAACTTTGTGTGCCTCACCTCATCGAGACCAAAGGCTCTATTGTTAACGTATCCAGTGTCAATGGACAGAGATCA tTTCCTGGTGTCCTGGCCTATTGTATGTCTAAGTCAGCAATTGACCAGTTCACACGTTGTATAGCGCTCG AACTGGCATCAAAGCAAGTCAGAGTGAACTCCGTCTG ccCTGGTGTGATTGTCACAGATGTCCATAAGAGAGCAGGACTGGATGAGGAGCAATATGCTCAG TTTCTTGCAAAGTCTAAGCACACTCACGCCCTCGGTCGACCGGGTGAAGTGGACGAGGTGGCCCACAGCATCGCCTTCTTAGCGTCTGATGCTGCCAGCTTCATTACTGGAGTCAACCTGCCTATTGATGGAGGCCGCCATGCCATGTGCCCACGATGA